The following are from one region of the Marinomonas sp. CT5 genome:
- the purE gene encoding 5-(carboxyamino)imidazole ribonucleotide mutase — MQADVALIMGSKSDWSTMEGAAEIMDALGVSYRVEVVSAHRTPVKLAEFSESAAEKGFKVIIGGAGGAAHLPGMVAAHTRLPVLGVPVQSKALNGMDSLLSIAQMPKGVAVGTLAIGTAGAFNAGLLACQILALSNPELAQKIEQFRANQTETVLANPDPREA, encoded by the coding sequence TTGCAAGCAGATGTCGCCCTAATAATGGGATCAAAAAGTGACTGGTCAACTATGGAAGGCGCCGCAGAAATAATGGACGCTCTCGGAGTGAGTTATCGCGTCGAGGTTGTCTCTGCCCATAGAACACCAGTCAAACTTGCAGAATTTTCAGAAAGTGCTGCAGAAAAAGGCTTCAAAGTGATCATTGGTGGTGCCGGTGGTGCAGCGCACTTACCTGGAATGGTGGCAGCCCATACACGTTTGCCTGTTCTAGGCGTACCAGTGCAAAGTAAAGCCTTAAACGGTATGGATAGTCTACTGTCTATCGCACAAATGCCAAAAGGTGTTGCTGTTGGCACCCTAGCCATTGGCACTGCTGGCGCTTTCAATGCTGGCTTATTAGCTTGTCAGATTTTAGCGCTTTCTAACCCAGAGCTTGCCCAAAAAATCGAACAGTTTAGAGCAAACCAAACAGAAACTGTTTTAGCTAACCCAGACCCAAGAGAGGCTTAA
- the oadA gene encoding sodium-extruding oxaloacetate decarboxylase subunit alpha, whose translation MTTTKQPLGITDVVLRDAHQSLFATRMRIDDMLPIAEKLDQVGFWSLESWGGATFDSCIRFIGEDPWERIRELKKAMPKTPQQMLLRGQNLLGYRHYADDVVNKFVERAAFNGVDVFRIFDAMNDPRNLDTAIKAVKQQGKHAQGTISYTKSRVHTTQNWVDYAKALEDMGADSIAIKDMSGILTPYDAFELVSLLKAQTQLEVQLHAHATSGLSDMTILKAIEAGIDRVDTAISSMSMTYGHSATESVVAALQGTDRDTGLDLELLEEIAAYFREVRKKYAKFEGSLRGTDSRILIAQVPGGMLTNMESQLKEQGAADKFDDVLNEIPKVREDLGLIPLVTPTSQIVGTQAVLNVLTGERYKSISKETAGILKGEYGAAPAEFNKELQDRVLDGAEAITCRPADLLSPEMDKLTDELVNLSKEKNIQLSDDQIDDVLTYALFPQIGLKFLQNRGDASAFEPAPTIDDTVEGKVSAGSESSSSSDVSVYTVSVSGQSFVVQVSEGGDVSNIQPVAHVQSASSPAASAPAESSGEDIPSPLAGNIFKVLVSSGQQVEEGDTVMILEAMKMETEISAPKAGVVGSINVKEGDSVQVGQSLLTL comes from the coding sequence ATGACAACAACAAAGCAACCTCTTGGCATTACTGATGTCGTTTTGCGTGATGCGCACCAATCATTGTTTGCTACCCGTATGCGTATCGACGATATGCTTCCAATCGCTGAAAAGCTGGATCAAGTTGGCTTTTGGTCGCTTGAGTCTTGGGGTGGTGCGACATTCGATTCTTGTATTCGATTTATTGGTGAGGATCCTTGGGAACGTATTCGTGAATTAAAAAAAGCTATGCCAAAAACCCCGCAGCAAATGTTGTTGCGCGGGCAGAATCTCCTAGGTTATCGCCATTATGCAGATGATGTAGTAAATAAGTTTGTGGAACGTGCTGCGTTTAACGGGGTGGATGTATTCAGAATTTTTGATGCGATGAATGATCCTCGTAATTTGGATACGGCAATAAAAGCCGTCAAGCAACAAGGTAAGCATGCTCAAGGCACGATTTCCTATACGAAAAGTCGCGTTCATACTACGCAAAATTGGGTGGACTATGCCAAGGCGTTAGAAGATATGGGGGCTGACTCAATTGCAATAAAGGATATGTCAGGTATTTTGACGCCATATGATGCATTTGAATTGGTGAGCTTATTGAAGGCTCAAACGCAGTTAGAGGTTCAATTGCATGCTCATGCTACATCGGGCTTGTCAGATATGACCATCTTGAAGGCTATTGAGGCTGGCATAGACCGTGTTGATACGGCTATTTCTTCGATGTCTATGACTTACGGACACAGTGCAACGGAATCCGTTGTCGCTGCCTTGCAAGGAACGGATCGAGACACCGGGTTAGATTTAGAGTTGTTGGAAGAGATTGCCGCTTATTTCCGTGAAGTAAGAAAAAAATATGCGAAATTTGAAGGTTCTCTTCGTGGTACGGATTCTCGTATATTGATTGCTCAGGTGCCTGGTGGCATGCTGACTAATATGGAAAGTCAGCTGAAAGAGCAGGGTGCGGCAGATAAATTTGATGATGTGCTTAATGAAATTCCTAAAGTTCGTGAGGACTTAGGGTTAATTCCATTGGTGACTCCAACGTCTCAAATTGTTGGGACTCAAGCTGTTTTGAATGTTTTGACAGGTGAGCGTTATAAATCAATTTCAAAAGAAACGGCTGGGATCTTGAAGGGCGAGTATGGGGCGGCCCCTGCGGAATTTAATAAAGAGCTTCAGGATCGTGTTTTAGATGGTGCAGAAGCGATTACCTGTCGACCAGCAGACTTGCTATCACCAGAGATGGACAAACTAACTGATGAATTGGTTAATTTATCAAAAGAGAAAAATATTCAATTGTCTGATGATCAAATTGATGATGTTTTAACCTATGCTTTATTCCCGCAGATAGGTCTCAAGTTTTTACAAAATCGTGGTGATGCGAGCGCTTTTGAGCCTGCACCAACGATCGATGATACTGTTGAGGGTAAGGTAAGTGCGGGAAGTGAATCTTCGTCTTCAAGTGATGTGAGTGTTTATACAGTATCTGTTTCTGGGCAAAGCTTTGTTGTTCAAGTGTCAGAAGGTGGTGACGTTAGTAATATTCAGCCTGTAGCTCATGTTCAAAGTGCTTCTTCCCCCGCAGCTTCGGCTCCTGCCGAGTCATCTGGTGAAGATATTCCTTCCCCCTTAGCTGGAAATATTTTTAAAGTGCTTGTATCTTCAGGACAGCAAGTAGAGGAAGGGGATACTGTGATGATCCTAGAAGCCATGAAAATGGAGACTGAAATCTCAGCGCCTAAAGCCGGCGTGGTTGGTTCTATTAATGTAAAAGAAGGTGACTCCGTTCAGGTCGGTCAGTCTCTTCTTACTCTTTAA
- the csrA gene encoding carbon storage regulator CsrA, which produces MLILTRRVGETLMVGDEVSVTVLGVKGNQVRIGINAPKDVSVHREEIYLRIQKEQDDEISED; this is translated from the coding sequence ATGCTTATTCTTACTCGTCGTGTCGGTGAAACTTTAATGGTTGGTGATGAAGTTTCTGTCACTGTGTTAGGCGTAAAAGGAAATCAAGTGCGTATTGGTATTAATGCGCCTAAAGACGTGTCTGTTCACCGTGAAGAAATTTATCTTCGCATTCAAAAAGAACAAGATGACGAAATTTCTGAAGATTAA
- a CDS encoding aspartate kinase, with translation MALLVQKYGGTSVGTIERIEAVADRVLKHKQQGDDIVVVVSAMSGETNRLIELAKSIHVSPSAREMDVLLSTGEQVTIALLSMALMKRGLDARSYTGSQIRITTDSAHGKARIQKIDTEAMRADLDAGRVIVAAGFQGADEFGNITTLGRGGSDTTGVALAAALKADECQIYTDVDGVYTTDPRVVDSARRLDKITFEEMLEMASLGSKVLQIRSVEFAGKYQVPLRVLSSFVEGEGTLITTEGNTSMEQPAVSGIAFNRDEAKLTLKGVPDIPGIASRILGPISDANIEVDMIVQNVSVDGTTDFTFTVHRNEYDQALLTLNAIATELGANAVLSDAKIAKVSIVGVGMRSHAGVASTMFKALAAESINIQLISTSEIKVSVIIDEKYMELAVRALHSAFKLSEVAPNVREA, from the coding sequence ATGGCGTTGTTAGTTCAAAAATACGGTGGTACGTCGGTAGGTACGATAGAGCGTATCGAGGCGGTAGCGGATCGAGTGCTGAAGCATAAGCAGCAAGGTGATGACATAGTGGTTGTCGTTTCTGCTATGAGTGGTGAAACCAATAGGCTGATTGAACTTGCGAAAAGCATTCATGTTTCACCAAGTGCTCGTGAAATGGATGTGCTCTTGTCTACTGGTGAGCAGGTTACGATTGCGCTTTTGTCTATGGCATTGATGAAGCGAGGTCTTGATGCTCGTTCTTACACTGGGTCACAGATCCGTATTACGACTGACAGCGCTCATGGTAAAGCTCGAATCCAAAAAATTGATACTGAGGCTATGCGTGCGGACTTAGATGCAGGGCGTGTCATTGTTGCAGCTGGTTTTCAGGGGGCTGATGAGTTTGGCAATATTACGACTTTAGGTCGTGGTGGCTCTGATACCACTGGTGTAGCATTGGCCGCTGCATTGAAAGCGGATGAGTGCCAAATTTACACGGATGTTGATGGTGTTTATACAACGGATCCACGGGTCGTAGATAGTGCTCGACGTCTGGATAAAATCACTTTTGAAGAAATGCTTGAAATGGCCAGTCTTGGCTCAAAGGTATTGCAAATTCGTTCAGTAGAGTTTGCGGGTAAATATCAGGTACCACTTAGGGTGCTGTCGAGTTTTGTTGAAGGTGAAGGTACATTGATTACAACTGAGGGGAATACAAGTATGGAGCAGCCAGCGGTTTCTGGAATTGCATTCAATAGAGATGAAGCCAAACTAACATTGAAGGGCGTTCCTGATATACCAGGTATTGCTTCACGTATTCTTGGCCCTATTAGTGATGCCAACATTGAAGTGGATATGATTGTCCAAAACGTCTCTGTGGATGGCACAACGGATTTTACCTTTACGGTGCACCGCAATGAATACGATCAGGCTCTACTTACTTTGAATGCTATTGCAACTGAGCTGGGAGCAAACGCGGTTCTTTCGGATGCGAAAATTGCCAAAGTGTCTATTGTCGGAGTGGGTATGCGCTCTCATGCAGGAGTTGCAAGCACAATGTTTAAAGCGTTAGCGGCTGAGTCGATTAATATCCAACTGATTTCCACCTCAGAAATTAAGGTGTCGGTCATTATCGATGAGAAGTACATGGAGTTAGCGGTTCGTGCTTTACACTCGGCATTTAAGTTGAGCGAAGTTGCACCAAATGTGCGAGAAGCTTAA
- a CDS encoding YqaE/Pmp3 family membrane protein yields the protein MDLIRILFAILLPPLGVFLQVGIGGAFWLNILLTILGYIPGIVHAVWVIAKR from the coding sequence ATGGATTTAATCAGAATATTATTCGCTATTCTTCTACCACCACTTGGCGTCTTTTTACAAGTTGGTATTGGCGGTGCTTTTTGGCTAAATATACTGCTTACTATTTTAGGCTATATTCCAGGCATTGTTCATGCAGTTTGGGTTATTGCTAAACGCTGA
- a CDS encoding tRNA-dihydrouridine synthase family protein — MDHTMRSLLSQIGGMDYLVSEFVRVTQYAIPANTFKRLIPENIQGAKTNHNHPVHTQLLGSNAELMAESAINAIEAGATHIDVNFGCPAKRVNGHGGGSVLLQTPDALYDIMSTIRKNLNSDIPVSAKIRLGFEDESLLFDNVAAIESAGVGTLTIHGRTKKDGYKPPARWEKIGEIQDNTKMIVVANGDIIDTHSLLRCQSITGCQHFMIGRGSLNNPFVFQQIRQELIGQKGTIDTAILNQLFTEYSSKLREHYDEMATLGRLKQWCGHLRFGFEDIKNNLQILRRCKSVDELTKAFENTLTKT; from the coding sequence ATGGATCACACAATGCGATCATTATTATCTCAAATTGGCGGCATGGACTATTTGGTTTCAGAGTTCGTCCGAGTCACTCAATACGCCATCCCTGCCAACACATTCAAGCGCCTTATCCCTGAAAACATCCAGGGCGCCAAAACCAATCACAACCACCCAGTTCACACTCAATTACTTGGCAGTAACGCAGAACTTATGGCGGAAAGCGCCATCAATGCCATTGAGGCTGGAGCAACACACATTGACGTCAACTTCGGATGTCCGGCCAAACGGGTAAACGGCCACGGTGGCGGCTCTGTGCTTTTACAAACACCCGATGCTCTTTATGACATCATGAGCACCATTCGAAAAAACTTAAATAGCGACATTCCAGTCTCAGCAAAGATAAGACTGGGCTTTGAAGACGAGAGTCTATTATTTGACAATGTTGCTGCTATAGAGTCAGCCGGTGTTGGAACACTGACCATTCACGGCCGCACAAAAAAAGATGGCTATAAGCCACCAGCTCGATGGGAAAAAATTGGCGAGATTCAAGACAATACAAAAATGATCGTTGTTGCTAATGGCGACATTATTGACACCCACTCTTTACTGCGCTGCCAATCCATCACTGGCTGCCAGCACTTCATGATCGGTCGCGGCTCACTCAACAACCCCTTTGTCTTTCAACAAATAAGACAAGAGCTAATTGGACAGAAAGGCACAATAGACACAGCAATACTGAATCAACTATTTACTGAATATAGTTCAAAACTACGAGAGCATTATGACGAAATGGCTACCCTTGGCAGGCTAAAACAATGGTGTGGTCACTTAAGATTTGGTTTTGAAGACATTAAAAACAACCTTCAAATATTGAGACGCTGCAAGAGTGTAGACGAACTAACAAAAGCATTCGAGAATACACTAACTAAAACATAG
- a CDS encoding sodium ion-translocating decarboxylase subunit beta, which translates to MENKLLNLYHDTGIYQLEIGQLVMICIGLLLVYLAVKKGFEPLLLLPIGIGAVLVNIPGAGFMAAPVYDASGHMVSPGGLQYYIYHGGIETGLFPLIIFMGVGAMTDFGPMLANPKTLLLGAAAQFGIFATVIGAVLLGASGIMDFSLADAAAIGIIGGADGPTAIFVASRLAPDLLGAIAVAAYSYMALVPLIQPPIMRALTSKEERSIKMEQLRPVTKKEKIIFPIVVTILVAMFLPSAAPLLGMFCFGNLMRECGVVDRLSDTAQNALINIVTIFLGLGVGSKLSSEAFLNLETLGILSLGLIAFSIGTAAGVLMAKLMNKFSSEAINPLIGAAGVSAVPMAARVANKVGLESNKQNFLLMHAMGPNVAGVIGSAVAAGVMLSYVGG; encoded by the coding sequence ATGGAAAATAAATTATTAAATCTATACCACGATACGGGGATTTATCAGCTGGAAATTGGTCAGTTGGTGATGATCTGTATTGGCTTGCTTCTAGTTTATCTGGCAGTTAAAAAAGGGTTTGAACCACTACTGCTTTTGCCTATTGGTATTGGGGCTGTGCTTGTTAATATTCCTGGGGCTGGCTTCATGGCGGCTCCAGTCTATGATGCATCTGGCCATATGGTCTCACCTGGAGGTCTGCAGTACTACATATATCATGGTGGTATTGAAACGGGTTTGTTCCCGTTAATTATCTTCATGGGGGTTGGTGCGATGACAGACTTTGGTCCTATGCTTGCTAACCCAAAAACCTTATTGCTCGGCGCAGCGGCACAATTTGGTATTTTTGCCACTGTTATTGGCGCTGTGCTTTTGGGGGCGTCTGGTATCATGGACTTTTCGTTAGCTGATGCCGCCGCTATTGGTATCATTGGTGGTGCAGATGGTCCAACGGCTATTTTTGTTGCAAGTCGGCTGGCTCCGGATTTGTTGGGGGCGATTGCTGTGGCGGCGTACTCTTATATGGCATTGGTGCCATTAATACAGCCACCTATCATGCGAGCGCTAACATCAAAAGAAGAGCGTTCTATTAAGATGGAGCAACTTAGGCCTGTTACAAAGAAAGAAAAAATCATCTTCCCAATTGTGGTGACTATTTTAGTTGCGATGTTCTTGCCATCAGCTGCGCCTTTGTTAGGGATGTTTTGCTTTGGTAATTTAATGCGCGAGTGTGGTGTTGTAGATCGTTTAAGTGATACGGCTCAAAATGCTTTGATTAATATCGTCACAATTTTCTTAGGGCTGGGGGTCGGCTCTAAGTTGAGCTCTGAAGCGTTTTTGAACTTAGAAACGTTGGGTATCTTAAGTCTAGGGTTAATTGCATTTTCTATTGGTACTGCGGCTGGTGTCTTAATGGCGAAGTTGATGAATAAATTCTCTAGTGAGGCTATTAATCCATTAATTGGGGCGGCAGGTGTTTCTGCTGTGCCAATGGCTGCTAGGGTGGCTAACAAAGTTGGCCTTGAATCGAATAAACAAAATTTCTTGCTAATGCACGCAATGGGGCCAAATGTTGCTGGGGTTATCGGCTCGGCTGTGGCGGCTGGCGTTATGCTGAGTTATGTTGGCGGTTAG
- a CDS encoding OadG family transporter subunit, translating to MITLDLCKQDEIKGDGVMGGLLEDGLGLMVLGMGFVFLFLVVLIFATGYMSRLLNHFFPEVPVVAPSNSTAKKLSSSGVDAQMTAVITAAVHQHRNSKSS from the coding sequence ATGATCACATTAGATCTTTGCAAACAAGACGAGATAAAAGGGGATGGTGTTATGGGTGGGTTACTAGAAGACGGTTTAGGCTTAATGGTTCTTGGGATGGGTTTTGTCTTCCTGTTTCTGGTGGTTTTGATTTTTGCGACAGGTTATATGTCACGACTACTTAATCATTTTTTTCCAGAAGTGCCTGTTGTAGCACCATCCAACTCAACTGCAAAAAAACTTTCTTCTTCTGGTGTGGATGCGCAAATGACTGCGGTTATCACCGCCGCTGTGCACCAACATAGAAACAGTAAGAGCTCTTGA
- a CDS encoding IS1182 family transposase gives MLKERPQTQSSLEFVSIDELVPSDHLLRTIDRSIDFLFLHDLVKGFYCADNGRPALDPTLMFKLLFIGYLFGIRSERQLIREVQVNVAYRWFLGLGLTDKVPDASTLSANRTRRFKESDIYQKIFDEIVLQAMKHKLVGGHTFYTDSTHLKANANKKHFKKVMVEKSRQAYMDELDKAIEEDRIVHGKKPLPPEKNKVESREIKQSTTDPESGYMVRDTKPKGFFYLDHRTVDARCNIITDVHVTAGNVHDAVPYLERLDRIKERFKFFITSVGVDAGYFTSAVCHGLEERHIYAVMGYRRPNHKKGFFYKREYKYDREHDVYLCPQGEKLIYKTTSREGYRHYDSDSRICANCSEKHRCTINKKSVKTITRHVLENSKERINAHRLTPLGKVIYARRKETVERSFADAKELHGYRYARFRGKDKVTSQCLLTAAAQNMKKIAMMLS, from the coding sequence ATGCTTAAAGAACGCCCCCAAACCCAGTCTTCACTAGAGTTTGTTTCCATTGACGAGCTCGTTCCGAGTGATCATCTTCTTCGTACGATTGATCGATCCATCGACTTTTTATTCTTACATGATCTTGTTAAGGGCTTTTATTGCGCGGATAACGGTCGTCCCGCTCTCGATCCTACTCTCATGTTTAAGCTGCTGTTTATTGGCTACCTTTTTGGTATTCGTAGTGAACGTCAGTTGATTCGAGAGGTACAAGTGAATGTGGCTTATCGTTGGTTCTTAGGTTTAGGCCTGACTGACAAAGTACCTGATGCCTCCACTTTGAGTGCGAACCGCACACGTCGTTTTAAGGAATCAGACATTTATCAAAAGATCTTTGATGAAATCGTACTGCAAGCCATGAAGCACAAATTGGTTGGCGGACACACCTTTTATACCGATTCCACACACCTTAAAGCCAATGCGAACAAAAAGCATTTTAAAAAAGTAATGGTGGAGAAGTCTCGTCAGGCCTATATGGATGAGCTTGATAAGGCGATTGAGGAGGATCGGATTGTTCATGGAAAAAAGCCTTTACCACCTGAAAAAAATAAGGTGGAAAGTCGTGAAATCAAGCAGAGTACGACGGATCCAGAGAGTGGCTATATGGTACGGGATACTAAGCCCAAAGGGTTCTTCTATTTAGATCACCGAACAGTTGATGCACGTTGCAACATCATTACTGACGTACACGTCACCGCAGGCAATGTCCACGATGCCGTCCCTTATTTAGAACGATTGGACCGAATCAAAGAACGCTTTAAGTTTTTCATCACATCGGTCGGAGTCGATGCGGGGTACTTTACCTCGGCCGTTTGTCATGGGTTAGAAGAACGACATATCTATGCCGTGATGGGCTATCGTCGTCCTAATCACAAGAAGGGCTTCTTCTATAAACGCGAATACAAGTACGACAGGGAACACGATGTCTACCTCTGTCCGCAAGGTGAAAAACTCATTTACAAAACCACCTCTCGAGAAGGTTACCGTCACTACGACTCAGATAGCCGGATCTGTGCGAACTGCTCAGAAAAGCACCGCTGCACCATAAACAAAAAATCGGTCAAAACCATTACACGACATGTTTTGGAGAATAGTAAAGAACGCATCAATGCCCATCGGCTAACCCCATTAGGCAAAGTTATTTATGCGAGACGAAAGGAAACCGTGGAACGAAGTTTTGCCGATGCAAAAGAGCTTCATGGTTATCGCTATGCGCGTTTTAGGGGGAAAGATAAGGTCACATCTCAATGCCTGCTAACCGCGGCGGCCCAAAATATGAAAAAGATAGCTATGATGCTGAGTTAG
- the purK gene encoding 5-(carboxyamino)imidazole ribonucleotide synthase, giving the protein MSVLWVLGAGQLGAMLKQAGTPLGIDVRPVDIESTETLPLAPTDIVTAEREEWPETVATKQLATHSNFVNLATFPQLADRLTQKQWLDRLELATAPWFPVESDSTATHAYEMLGDRVLMKRRRGGYDGKGQYWLKQSEGSEIPEDWKGQAIAEQAINFDEEVSLVGVRGKNGDTHFYPLTLNLHINGILYASISPLERLQPLQAKAEQMLSKLMDALDYVGVMAMECFRVGDDLLINELAPRVHNSGHWTQAGASVCQFENHVRAVTGLPLAPAEVKNQSIMVNLIGIDLDYNWLNLQGLELYWYKKEVRLGRKVGHLNFCSGNSSTLQKALEELNLPNPYPEALTWLKKNLPII; this is encoded by the coding sequence ATGTCAGTTCTATGGGTATTAGGGGCAGGTCAACTAGGCGCTATGCTGAAACAGGCAGGAACACCACTGGGTATTGATGTACGTCCAGTTGACATTGAATCTACAGAAACTTTGCCATTAGCTCCAACAGATATTGTGACCGCAGAAAGGGAGGAGTGGCCTGAGACTGTCGCAACAAAACAACTCGCCACTCACAGTAACTTTGTTAACTTAGCGACCTTTCCACAACTTGCAGATCGTTTAACCCAAAAACAATGGTTGGACCGTTTAGAACTCGCCACCGCACCATGGTTTCCAGTTGAATCTGACTCTACTGCAACTCATGCATATGAGATGTTAGGTGACCGTGTTCTTATGAAGCGCCGCCGTGGTGGCTACGATGGCAAAGGCCAGTATTGGTTAAAGCAATCAGAAGGTTCTGAAATACCTGAAGATTGGAAGGGACAAGCGATAGCAGAGCAAGCGATTAACTTTGATGAAGAAGTTTCATTAGTCGGTGTACGTGGAAAAAATGGCGACACGCATTTTTATCCATTAACTCTAAACCTTCACATCAACGGTATTCTTTATGCTTCTATTTCGCCATTAGAACGCCTTCAGCCATTACAGGCTAAAGCTGAGCAAATGCTAAGCAAACTCATGGATGCCCTAGACTACGTAGGTGTTATGGCGATGGAATGTTTCCGTGTCGGTGATGATTTACTCATTAACGAGCTTGCTCCAAGGGTCCACAACAGCGGTCATTGGACACAAGCTGGAGCAAGTGTGTGCCAGTTCGAAAATCATGTACGAGCTGTTACAGGCCTTCCTTTGGCACCTGCGGAAGTGAAAAACCAAAGTATTATGGTCAACCTAATTGGTATTGACTTAGATTACAATTGGCTAAACCTACAAGGCTTGGAACTTTACTGGTATAAAAAAGAGGTTCGTCTCGGTAGAAAAGTTGGGCACCTTAACTTTTGCTCTGGAAACTCTTCGACTTTACAAAAAGCATTGGAAGAATTAAATCTACCCAATCCTTATCCAGAAGCCTTAACTTGGCTAAAAAAGAACTTACCAATTATCTAA
- a CDS encoding Lrp/AsnC family transcriptional regulator, which produces MNQIELDCYDWRLLRALQSNARLTNVALSEQVNLSPSQCSRRLQRLEQNNLIEAYFTQLNASKLGYPITSFVSIIIEKNLKGSDKAFKEAINTIPQILECYSISGEADYWLRIISEDLPSLSTFLDESLSTLPCIRDYTSTIVLNRIKHAPSIPLPN; this is translated from the coding sequence ATGAACCAGATTGAACTAGACTGTTATGACTGGCGTTTATTGAGAGCTCTTCAGAGCAATGCGAGACTCACGAACGTTGCTTTATCAGAGCAAGTTAACCTATCCCCTTCCCAGTGTTCACGTCGCTTACAGAGACTAGAACAAAACAATTTGATAGAAGCTTACTTTACTCAGCTTAACGCAAGTAAACTCGGCTATCCGATAACCTCATTTGTCAGTATTATTATTGAAAAAAATCTAAAAGGCTCAGATAAAGCATTCAAAGAAGCAATCAATACCATCCCACAAATATTAGAATGCTATTCAATAAGTGGAGAAGCAGACTATTGGCTGAGAATTATTAGCGAAGACCTCCCTTCACTGTCCACATTTCTAGATGAATCACTATCCACCTTACCCTGCATTAGAGACTACACTTCTACTATTGTTTTAAATCGTATAAAACACGCTCCATCGATACCCCTACCAAACTAA
- a CDS encoding MFS transporter codes for MSDKEKHKKKDRNNIFKLVVSQFLINLGDVLINPKVTLPWIMQVVGAPLYLLGWLVPIRESGSLLPQIVIAHFMYRLKVRKWVWVLGSVIQSISVLAMGVCAFFFDGAIAGWGILGGLIIFSIARGLNSVASKDVLGKTVDKAKRGRVTGWSSSASGLITVCVAVSILLYFKDIEGGASYYIGGIAVATLVWLLAAWIYSSINEPQSDIDPKNTKLLDLFKELGLLRKDKVFREFVIARSLFLCAALSAPFYVVIAQQKSENNTSILGLFILASGLASLFSSPFWGLFSDYSSRKVMIVSSLLSVFTGVFLFLCVRLFPETDFITWLIAILYFVLNIAHQGVRIGRKTYLVNLGEGNKRTSYVSVSNTIIGIVLLAMSSLSLLTYFLSLESLVLVFSIVTLFGVIVAVRLPEA; via the coding sequence ATGTCAGACAAAGAGAAACATAAAAAGAAGGATAGAAATAACATTTTTAAGTTAGTTGTTTCTCAGTTTCTGATTAATTTAGGTGATGTGTTAATTAATCCAAAAGTAACCTTACCATGGATTATGCAGGTAGTTGGTGCTCCTCTGTATCTTTTGGGTTGGCTGGTACCAATACGCGAGTCTGGCTCTTTGTTGCCGCAGATAGTAATCGCTCACTTCATGTATAGATTAAAAGTAAGGAAATGGGTTTGGGTGCTGGGAAGCGTCATTCAGTCTATCAGTGTTTTGGCTATGGGAGTTTGTGCGTTTTTTTTTGATGGTGCTATTGCTGGGTGGGGAATTCTAGGTGGCTTAATAATCTTTAGTATTGCAAGAGGCCTCAATTCAGTAGCGTCTAAAGATGTATTAGGTAAGACAGTTGATAAAGCGAAGCGTGGAAGAGTTACTGGTTGGTCTTCTAGTGCATCGGGGCTTATAACAGTCTGCGTTGCTGTGAGTATATTGCTTTATTTCAAAGATATAGAGGGAGGGGCTTCGTATTATATTGGAGGAATTGCCGTCGCGACATTGGTGTGGTTACTTGCTGCTTGGATTTATTCATCAATCAACGAACCTCAGAGCGATATTGATCCTAAAAATACAAAGTTATTAGACCTTTTTAAAGAGTTAGGTTTATTACGTAAAGATAAGGTTTTTCGAGAGTTTGTAATTGCTCGCTCTTTGTTTTTATGTGCGGCATTGAGTGCGCCTTTTTACGTTGTGATAGCTCAGCAAAAATCAGAAAATAATACATCAATTCTTGGACTGTTTATCTTAGCGAGTGGTTTAGCTTCTTTGTTTTCATCCCCTTTCTGGGGGTTGTTTTCTGATTACTCTAGTAGAAAAGTGATGATAGTTTCTTCTCTACTAAGTGTATTCACTGGCGTGTTTTTATTTTTGTGCGTCAGATTATTTCCTGAGACGGACTTTATTACGTGGCTCATCGCTATTTTATATTTTGTATTAAATATTGCTCATCAAGGGGTGAGAATTGGACGAAAAACCTATTTGGTGAATTTGGGTGAAGGTAATAAGCGTACCAGTTATGTGTCAGTAAGTAATACAATTATAGGCATTGTTTTGCTTGCAATGAGCAGTTTGAGTTTGCTTACTTATTTTTTATCTCTAGAGTCGCTTGTTCTTGTATTTTCAATAGTTACTTTATTTGGTGTCATTGTTGCGGTTCGTTTACCTGAAGCCTGA